A stretch of Paenibacillus mucilaginosus 3016 DNA encodes these proteins:
- a CDS encoding Cof-type HAD-IIB family hydrolase — protein sequence MDRNKFAGYLLVTDMDGTLLDSEKRISPENEAAIRRFTEQGGRFTLATGRIAASAKPYADRLPLNAPAILYNGVVIHDFKRGENVWEQTLPVSCAGVLERVKSKFPGIGIEIYPQGADIPFFLQDNLMTERHRRIEGFPERPISSPGEAPGPWSKILFAWDPELLDEYTDTIVAQTQGAEIEWVRSDDRYLEILPFGATKGHALERLMDMLDIPRENTIALGDHLNDLEMIRRAGTGIAVANAHPNLLSEAKRRGVHHNEHAIADAVAWLERRIDGEEA from the coding sequence ATGGATAGGAACAAATTTGCCGGCTATCTGCTGGTGACGGATATGGACGGTACGCTGCTCGACAGCGAGAAGCGGATCTCGCCGGAGAATGAGGCGGCGATCCGGCGGTTCACGGAGCAGGGAGGGCGCTTCACGCTGGCGACCGGCCGTATCGCCGCCTCGGCGAAGCCTTATGCCGACCGGCTGCCGCTCAATGCGCCGGCGATTCTCTACAACGGCGTGGTCATCCATGACTTCAAGCGGGGCGAGAACGTATGGGAGCAGACGCTTCCCGTGTCATGCGCCGGGGTGCTCGAGCGCGTGAAGTCGAAGTTTCCCGGCATCGGCATCGAGATTTATCCGCAGGGGGCGGACATCCCGTTCTTCCTGCAGGACAATCTGATGACGGAGCGCCACCGCCGGATCGAAGGCTTCCCGGAGCGGCCGATCTCCTCCCCGGGCGAAGCGCCGGGGCCATGGAGCAAGATCCTGTTCGCCTGGGATCCGGAGCTCCTCGACGAATACACCGACACCATCGTCGCGCAGACGCAGGGGGCCGAGATCGAATGGGTCCGCTCCGACGACCGGTACCTGGAGATTCTGCCTTTCGGGGCGACCAAAGGGCATGCGCTGGAACGCCTGATGGACATGCTGGACATTCCGCGGGAGAACACCATTGCGCTCGGCGACCATCTCAACGACCTGGAGATGATCCGCCGGGCCGGTACAGGCATCGCCGTGGCGAATGCACACCCGAACCTGCTGAGCGAAGCGAAGCGCCGCGGCGTGCATCACAACGAGCATGCGATTGCCGACGCCGTCGCCTGGCTCGAGCGGCGCATTGACGGAGAGGAAGCCTAG
- a CDS encoding DUF1885 family protein: protein MAQSAYIKFVDGSARSTLTLDELKAQLEHYRGQLAQTGRQLGWEYDDAGFPYTIEEKAEGGNRWFYLKGKNPLYKYIVMGIGSEPAGETERHYVQVVLPDGATHGDKSKGNEFCKYFGRLWKAELHLFNGRTMYFNPRK, encoded by the coding sequence ATGGCGCAAAGCGCGTATATCAAATTCGTTGACGGTTCCGCCCGCTCCACCCTGACGCTGGACGAATTGAAGGCCCAGCTTGAGCACTACCGGGGCCAGCTCGCGCAGACCGGACGGCAGCTCGGCTGGGAATACGACGATGCCGGTTTCCCTTATACCATCGAAGAGAAAGCCGAGGGCGGGAACCGCTGGTTCTATCTCAAAGGCAAGAATCCGCTCTACAAGTACATCGTCATGGGCATCGGCTCGGAGCCGGCCGGTGAGACCGAGCGCCATTATGTCCAGGTTGTGCTTCCCGACGGCGCCACCCACGGCGACAAGTCGAAGGGCAATGAATTCTGCAAGTATTTCGGGCGTCTCTGGAAGGCTGAGCTGCATCTGTTCAACGGACGCACGATGTACTTCAATCCCCGCAAATGA
- a CDS encoding DUF1292 domain-containing protein, whose product MSDHIHDASCDHDHEDDIFIVTDQDGVEHEMVMVYTFEANDRAYAVLLDRNDVEADGVIFRIEEEDGEAFLASIEDEEEWDRVVAIYNEIVEEQEQP is encoded by the coding sequence ATGAGCGATCACATCCATGACGCTTCCTGCGACCATGATCATGAAGATGATATTTTTATCGTAACCGACCAAGACGGTGTAGAGCATGAGATGGTGATGGTATATACCTTCGAAGCGAACGACCGTGCTTATGCGGTCCTTCTTGATCGCAATGACGTGGAGGCTGACGGAGTCATCTTCCGCATCGAGGAAGAAGACGGTGAAGCTTTCTTGGCAAGCATTGAAGACGAAGAAGAGTGGGATCGCGTTGTTGCTATCTACAATGAGATTGTAGAAGAACAAGAGCAGCCCTAA
- a CDS encoding stalk domain-containing protein: MKVPRLLTLVLSLSLFGTAGAVASSLWGDYEGFAKARVLINDAEQSFSENEAPAFLIKGSTVFPVRVLSDSLQALVKWDDANKTVAIYKPNVHMFVAKKISNDYSIEQPFGKVKKGDSLEFAVVAQVDSLTTPITAFKLSIVSPSGEEVQVHEKPVVGQRESFWYTWPFDVAFEEAGSYKVKFAIQTDEGGAYTVVSEKTIASE; encoded by the coding sequence ATGAAAGTGCCGCGCTTGCTGACGCTGGTGCTGTCGTTATCCCTGTTCGGGACAGCGGGGGCAGTGGCCAGCTCCTTATGGGGCGATTACGAAGGCTTCGCGAAAGCCAGAGTATTGATTAATGATGCGGAACAGTCCTTCAGTGAGAATGAGGCGCCCGCTTTTCTGATTAAAGGCAGTACGGTGTTCCCGGTCCGCGTCTTGTCCGATTCGCTGCAGGCGCTGGTGAAGTGGGATGACGCCAACAAAACCGTTGCGATATACAAACCGAACGTGCATATGTTTGTGGCGAAGAAGATCAGCAACGATTACTCGATCGAGCAGCCTTTCGGCAAAGTGAAGAAGGGGGACAGCCTGGAATTCGCCGTCGTGGCGCAGGTGGACTCTCTGACGACGCCGATTACGGCGTTCAAGCTCTCGATCGTATCCCCGAGCGGCGAGGAGGTTCAAGTTCATGAAAAGCCGGTGGTCGGCCAGCGTGAGAGTTTCTGGTACACGTGGCCGTTCGATGTAGCCTTCGAAGAAGCCGGCAGCTACAAGGTCAAATTCGCGATTCAGACCGACGAAGGCGGAGCCTACACCGTCGTTTCGGAGAAGACAATCGCGTCGGAATAA
- a CDS encoding MBL fold metallo-hydrolase, giving the protein MSLTIRMIGTGSAFAKKYFNNNALVDAAGGRLLIDCGVTAPHALHALRIPLDTLDAVLISHIHADHIGGLEELAFQLLYIHKRKIKLLIADTLVDVLWNHSLRGGLENREDGLAGLHDYFEVIPLQEGVPYSPFDGLRLKLLRTAHIPNKASYSILLGDSVFYSADARFDAGLLHSLHAQGVRHILHDCQLFSPGTVHASLDELLTLPEELQEKVLLMHYGDNMPEYMGRTGRMAFMEQGRVYPLN; this is encoded by the coding sequence TTGAGTCTGACGATCCGGATGATCGGAACGGGAAGTGCTTTTGCAAAGAAATACTTCAATAATAATGCGCTGGTGGACGCGGCCGGCGGACGTCTGCTGATCGATTGCGGGGTGACCGCTCCGCATGCGCTCCACGCCCTGCGCATTCCGCTGGATACGCTGGATGCCGTGCTCATCTCCCATATTCACGCGGACCACATCGGCGGACTGGAGGAGCTCGCCTTCCAGCTGCTCTACATCCATAAGCGCAAAATCAAACTGCTCATTGCGGACACCCTCGTCGACGTGCTGTGGAACCATTCCCTGCGCGGCGGTCTTGAGAACCGGGAGGACGGTCTGGCCGGGCTTCATGATTACTTCGAGGTCATTCCTCTGCAGGAGGGCGTACCTTATTCCCCCTTCGACGGGCTCCGCCTGAAGCTGCTGCGGACCGCGCACATCCCGAACAAAGCGAGCTATTCCATCCTCCTTGGCGATTCGGTCTTCTACAGCGCGGATGCACGTTTCGATGCGGGACTGCTGCATTCGCTCCATGCGCAGGGAGTCCGGCATATTCTCCATGACTGCCAGCTGTTCTCCCCGGGGACGGTGCACGCCTCGCTCGACGAGCTGCTCACACTGCCGGAGGAGCTGCAGGAGAAGGTGCTCCTGATGCATTACGGCGACAATATGCCCGAGTATATGGGCCGGACCGGACGCATGGCCTTCATGGAGCAGGGCCGCGTCTATCCCCTTAACTAG
- the rocF gene encoding arginase translates to MSAVKDISVLCVPFDLGAGRKGVRLGPHAILQAGLERRLRGLGLQVEVLQPFPVPQAGISEPAVRTEEALLHLDEVAGLNELLAQAVWGILGRGRFPLVLGGDHSIAIGTLAGIAPHLKNPGVIWFDAHSDLNTPETSPSGNIHGMSLAAALGLGHDRLVRIGGITPKIKPEHTVIIGARSLDPGEKERIRSLGIRCFTMHEIDRMGISRVMEEALHIAGAGTDGIHVSFDIDSMDPGEAPGTGTPVRGGLSYREAHCALEMLSESGLVRSAEVVEVNPVLDTDNKTARLAAELMGSLLGQRIL, encoded by the coding sequence ATGAGCGCAGTAAAGGACATCTCTGTCCTGTGTGTCCCCTTTGATCTTGGGGCCGGACGCAAGGGCGTACGCCTCGGGCCGCATGCCATCCTCCAAGCCGGACTCGAACGCCGGCTGCGCGGGCTGGGCCTCCAGGTGGAGGTGCTGCAGCCGTTCCCTGTACCGCAGGCCGGCATATCCGAGCCCGCCGTCCGGACGGAAGAGGCCCTGCTCCACCTGGATGAGGTCGCCGGACTGAACGAGCTGCTGGCCCAGGCCGTCTGGGGCATTCTCGGGCGGGGACGGTTCCCGCTCGTGCTCGGCGGAGACCACAGCATCGCCATCGGCACGCTCGCCGGCATCGCGCCGCACCTCAAGAACCCCGGTGTGATCTGGTTCGACGCCCATTCGGATCTCAATACCCCCGAGACCAGTCCGTCCGGCAACATCCACGGCATGTCCCTTGCGGCCGCTCTCGGCCTTGGGCATGACCGGCTCGTGCGGATCGGCGGGATTACCCCGAAGATCAAACCGGAGCACACGGTCATCATCGGTGCCAGGTCGCTCGATCCCGGGGAGAAGGAGAGAATCCGGTCGCTGGGCATCCGCTGCTTCACGATGCACGAGATCGACAGGATGGGGATCTCCCGCGTCATGGAAGAAGCCCTGCACATCGCAGGTGCCGGAACGGACGGCATCCACGTCTCCTTCGACATCGACAGCATGGACCCCGGCGAAGCCCCCGGCACCGGCACCCCCGTACGCGGAGGACTCAGCTACCGCGAAGCGCACTGCGCGCTCGAGATGCTGTCCGAATCGGGCCTGGTCCGCTCGGCCGAGGTCGTGGAAGTGAATCCGGTGCTCGATACCGACAATAAAACCGCCCGGCTGGCGGCCGAACTCATGGGCTCGCTGCTCGGCCAGCGAATCTTATAG
- a CDS encoding DUF3892 domain-containing protein produces MESPKEQVVAVRKNGDGDIVELKLSSGQVVDYLEAQAMAKSGQIANVNVFRGRDGDEHLRSNADGDPSNNLDNLPGF; encoded by the coding sequence ATGGAATCCCCTAAAGAACAAGTCGTAGCCGTACGCAAGAACGGCGACGGCGACATTGTGGAACTGAAGCTGTCCAGCGGCCAGGTGGTCGATTACCTCGAAGCCCAGGCCATGGCGAAGAGCGGGCAGATCGCAAACGTGAACGTATTCCGCGGACGCGACGGCGATGAGCATCTGCGCTCCAATGCGGATGGCGACCCGAGCAATAACCTGGATAACCTGCCGGGCTTCTAG